A section of the Rhipicephalus sanguineus isolate Rsan-2018 chromosome 11, BIME_Rsan_1.4, whole genome shotgun sequence genome encodes:
- the LOC119375230 gene encoding chitinase-3-like protein 1: protein MKGAPREKIVLEIPLSGRTYTAVVEPSGLHTVFPGHSGPYTKLQGFLAFFEVCSHIKSGWTRERFGEEACSFLKLADQYVAYEDDESISRKARMVMGRQYRGGALRSVDLGDYKGECKEKSYLLKALRSTLDITGYYVHFYYSPPNTTWWKEIEVKYGTTELPSDSTPSAEPNTTLLHTGNKTHGQPLNASATKESHWHTPFVPFVPA, encoded by the exons ATGAAAGGTGCCCCACGCGAGAAGATAGTGCTTGAGATTCCGCTGTCCGGTCGGACATACACCGCGGTGGTCGAACCCTCTGGACTCCACACCGTATTCCCGGGCCACTCAGGACCCTACACCAAGCTTCAGGGATTCCTCGCATTTTTTGag GTGTGCAGTCATATCAAGAGCGGCTGGACACGAGAGCGCTTCGGCGAGGAGGCCTGCTCGTTCCTCAAGCTCGCTGACCAGTACGTGGCCTATGAAGATGACGAAAGCATAAGCCGCAAG GCCAGAATGGTGATGGGACGGCAGTATCGCGGAGGAGCGCTCAGGTCTGTGGACCTCGGCGACTACAAGGGTGAATGCAAGGAAAAGTCGTACCTCTTGAAGGCTCTTCGTTCAACTTTAGACATCACCGGCTATTACGTGCACTTCTACTACTCCCCACCGAACACCACGTGGTGGAAGGAGATAGAGGTAAAATATGGCACTACTGAACTCCCATCAGATTCAACGCCCAGTGCCGAGCCGAATACGACGCTATTACATACCGGCAACAAAACGCACGGCCAGCCACTAAACGCATCTGCGACCAAGGAATCACACTGGCATACTCCTTTCGTCCCATTTGTTCCGGCCTGA